In Magnetococcales bacterium, the following are encoded in one genomic region:
- a CDS encoding transglutaminase family protein has protein sequence MSLRVAVHHHTHYRYDRLIALSPHVFRLRPAPHCRTPIESFSLSIQPKEHFINWHQDPFGNHIARLVFPERCRELVIDVELIVRMVTINPFDFFLEEYAREVPFAYEEGLLRELAPYLVLDDSGPLLEEWVAGFEWKKEEGTTIDFLVKVNRRLWREIGYTIRLEAGVQKVEDTLKKKTGSCRDSAWLLVQIMRRLGLAARFVSGYLIQLTADEKSLDGPSGPEKDFTDLHAWCEVFVPGAGWVGLDPTSGLFAGEGHIPLACTPHFESAAPVSGLTDPCKVQFRFKNSVRRIAETPRTTKPYTENQWRAIDALGLKVDTILKEEGIALSMGGEPTFVSIDDMDGAEWTIAADGAHKRDRAQDLLQRLRNRFAPGGVLHFGQGKWYPGEELPRWRYGCFFRADGIPLWQRPLLPMAGTPGMDTDRGFHFLKIVAGNLGGIERFIQPAYEDPFYHLWQEGNLPVDVDPLKSNLKDPLERRRLSRLLDRDPGAPAGYVLPLDHDAATGHWVSGPWRFRRKALYLVPGDSPLGLRLPLGSLESAPDLPYEPDLDSCPFAPLNPLPEGFVAKPWLLGFVRTALGVEVREGRLHLFLPPMARLEGFLELIAAIEATAAVTGIDPVLEGYAPPEDVRLHRFFVTPDPGVIEVNIHPSRSWASLREKTVGLYEEARLARLGTEKFLVDGRHTGTGGGNHITVGGPTAAESPLLSRPDLLASLITWWQHHPALSYLFSGLFIGPTSQAPRVDEARNDSLHELEIALGQIPEGPVTQPWLADRLLRHILVDLTGNTHRAEFCIDKLYSPDSPSGRQGLLELRAFEMPPHPHMSLVQALLLRIFIAWFWRQPYRRPVIRWGTALHDQFMLPFFVESDMRQVVDEVQRAGFPFDFDWLLPFFTFRFPVLGEVTAGGIVLEIRQGLEPWHVLGEETTSTGTARFVDSAVERLQVRVSGLISERHAVTCNGYRLPLRSTGVGGEFVAGVRFKAWQPPSGLHPLMPVHSPLVFDVIDLWNQRSIGGCTYHVAHPGGRSYDTFPINGLEAESRRFSRFWDHGHSMGTWQPAAIPPAGGRFVPEGSGQPVLRDDPRTVTRELVTTLDLRRVFSVA, from the coding sequence ATGAGCCTTCGCGTTGCCGTACATCACCATACCCATTATCGTTACGATCGCCTGATCGCCCTGTCGCCGCACGTATTTCGTTTGCGACCGGCGCCGCATTGCCGTACCCCGATCGAATCCTTTTCCCTGTCCATTCAGCCGAAGGAACATTTCATCAATTGGCACCAGGATCCGTTCGGCAATCACATCGCCCGTCTGGTGTTCCCGGAACGGTGCCGGGAACTGGTGATCGATGTGGAATTGATCGTTCGCATGGTGACCATCAATCCGTTCGATTTTTTTCTCGAAGAGTATGCCCGGGAGGTTCCGTTCGCTTATGAAGAGGGGTTGCTGCGGGAATTGGCCCCCTATCTGGTCCTCGATGATTCGGGGCCGCTTCTGGAGGAATGGGTGGCGGGGTTCGAATGGAAGAAGGAGGAGGGGACGACCATCGATTTTCTGGTGAAGGTCAATCGTCGGTTGTGGCGGGAGATCGGATATACCATCCGCCTGGAGGCGGGGGTGCAGAAGGTCGAGGATACGTTGAAGAAAAAGACGGGATCGTGTCGTGACAGCGCCTGGCTTTTGGTGCAGATCATGCGACGTCTGGGATTGGCGGCCCGTTTTGTTTCGGGGTATCTGATCCAGTTGACGGCGGATGAAAAATCCCTGGATGGCCCCTCGGGGCCGGAAAAGGATTTTACCGATCTGCATGCCTGGTGCGAGGTTTTTGTCCCCGGAGCGGGATGGGTGGGATTGGATCCGACCTCGGGGTTGTTCGCCGGGGAGGGGCACATTCCCCTGGCCTGCACGCCGCACTTTGAGAGCGCCGCGCCGGTGAGCGGTCTGACCGATCCGTGCAAGGTTCAATTCCGGTTCAAAAATTCGGTGCGCCGCATCGCCGAGACGCCCCGTACCACCAAACCCTACACCGAAAATCAATGGCGTGCCATCGACGCGCTCGGGCTCAAGGTTGATACGATACTCAAGGAAGAGGGAATTGCCCTGTCCATGGGTGGTGAACCGACCTTCGTCTCCATCGACGACATGGATGGGGCGGAGTGGACCATCGCCGCGGACGGCGCTCACAAGAGGGATCGGGCCCAGGACCTTTTACAACGGTTGCGCAACCGGTTCGCTCCGGGGGGGGTGCTCCATTTCGGCCAGGGAAAATGGTATCCGGGAGAGGAGTTGCCTCGATGGCGTTATGGTTGTTTTTTCCGCGCCGACGGGATTCCCTTGTGGCAACGTCCTCTGCTGCCGATGGCGGGGACCCCGGGGATGGATACCGACCGTGGATTTCATTTCCTGAAGATTGTGGCGGGGAACCTGGGAGGGATCGAACGATTCATCCAACCGGCGTATGAGGATCCCTTTTACCATTTGTGGCAGGAAGGAAACCTTCCCGTGGATGTCGATCCGCTGAAGTCGAATCTGAAGGATCCGCTGGAACGGCGGCGATTGTCGCGGTTGTTGGATCGTGATCCCGGGGCACCGGCGGGTTATGTTCTTCCTCTGGATCACGATGCGGCGACGGGCCATTGGGTCAGTGGTCCGTGGCGTTTTCGTCGCAAGGCTTTGTATCTGGTTCCTGGAGATTCACCTTTGGGATTGCGTCTTCCTCTGGGATCCCTGGAATCGGCCCCCGATCTGCCGTATGAGCCTGATCTGGACTCCTGTCCGTTTGCCCCGCTAAACCCTTTGCCGGAGGGATTTGTCGCGAAGCCGTGGTTGCTGGGGTTTGTCCGGACGGCCCTTGGGGTAGAGGTTCGGGAAGGACGGTTGCATCTGTTTCTCCCGCCCATGGCGCGTCTCGAAGGTTTTCTGGAGTTGATCGCCGCCATCGAGGCAACCGCCGCGGTGACTGGAATCGATCCTGTTCTGGAAGGGTATGCTCCTCCGGAGGATGTCCGGCTGCATCGTTTTTTCGTCACTCCCGATCCGGGAGTGATCGAGGTCAACATTCATCCGTCGCGTTCCTGGGCGTCTCTCAGGGAAAAGACGGTTGGTTTGTATGAAGAGGCGCGGCTGGCGCGGCTTGGAACCGAGAAATTTCTTGTCGATGGCCGGCATACGGGGACCGGCGGCGGCAACCATATCACCGTCGGTGGCCCGACGGCGGCGGAAAGTCCACTGTTGTCACGGCCCGATCTTCTGGCAAGCCTCATCACCTGGTGGCAACACCATCCGGCCCTGTCCTATTTGTTTTCCGGCCTGTTCATCGGTCCGACCAGTCAGGCGCCGCGGGTGGATGAGGCGCGCAACGACAGCCTGCACGAACTGGAAATCGCGCTCGGGCAGATTCCCGAGGGACCGGTGACCCAACCATGGTTGGCCGATCGGCTGTTGCGGCATATTCTGGTCGATCTGACCGGCAACACGCATCGGGCCGAATTTTGCATCGATAAACTTTATTCTCCCGACAGTCCCTCCGGGCGCCAGGGGCTGTTGGAACTGCGTGCGTTCGAGATGCCGCCGCATCCACATATGAGTCTGGTCCAGGCGTTGCTGTTGCGCATCTTCATCGCCTGGTTCTGGCGTCAACCCTATCGCCGACCGGTGATTCGCTGGGGCACGGCCCTTCATGATCAATTCATGCTGCCATTTTTTGTCGAGTCGGACATGCGGCAGGTGGTTGACGAAGTCCAACGGGCTGGTTTTCCGTTCGATTTCGATTGGCTGCTCCCCTTTTTCACCTTTCGTTTTCCGGTGCTTGGCGAGGTCACGGCAGGGGGGATCGTTTTGGAGATCCGGCAGGGACTCGAACCCTGGCATGTCCTTGGCGAGGAGACCACCAGCACGGGGACGGCGCGTTTTGTCGATTCCGCGGTGGAGCGGTTGCAGGTCCGGGTTTCCGGATTGATTTCCGAGCGGCATGCGGTGACCTGCAACGGGTATCGTTTGCCATTACGTTCGACGGGGGTGGGTGGGGAGTTTGTCGCCGGGGTTCGATTCAAGGCGTGGCAACCGCCATCGGGGCTGCATCCCCTGATGCCGGTCCATTCTCCTCTGGTGTTCGATGTCATCGATCTGTGGAACCAGCGTTCGATCGGTGGTTGTACCTATCATGTCGCCCATCCTGGAGGGCGCAGTTACGACACCTTTCCCATCAACGGCCTGGAGGCGGAATCACGGCGGTTCAGTCGTTTCTGGGATCATGGCCATTCCATGGGTACGTGGCAACCCGCGGCGATTCCGCCCGCCGGAGGGCGTTTTGTTCCGGAGGGGAGTGGACAGCCAGTATTGCGCGATGATCCCCGGACGGTGACTCGGGAGCTGGTGACGACCCTTGATTTGCGAAGGGTTTTTTCAGTGGCATGA